A single Arachidicoccus sp. BS20 DNA region contains:
- a CDS encoding nucleoside-diphosphate kinase: MSNITFTMIKPDATSKGYTGAIIDQIIKGGFAIKAMKWTKLTKEQAGAFYAVHKERPFYGELVDFMSSGQIVAAILEKENAVADFRALIGATNPAEAAEGTIRKQFASSIGENAVHGSDSDENAIIEGNFFFSSLERF, translated from the coding sequence ATGAGCAATATTACTTTTACCATGATTAAGCCTGATGCAACCTCCAAAGGTTACACCGGCGCAATCATCGACCAGATTATCAAAGGCGGCTTTGCTATCAAAGCGATGAAGTGGACAAAACTGACTAAAGAACAAGCCGGTGCATTTTACGCGGTTCACAAGGAGCGTCCGTTTTACGGCGAGCTGGTGGATTTTATGAGCAGCGGACAAATTGTTGCGGCAATACTTGAAAAAGAAAATGCCGTTGCAGATTTCAGAGCGTTGATTGGCGCTACCAATCCTGCAGAAGCTGCAGAAGGTACTATCCGTAAGCAGTTCGCATCGTCTATCGGAGAGAATGCCGTACACGGCAGCGACAGCGACGAAAATGCTATTATCGAAGGAAACTTTTTCTTCTCTTCACTGGAAAGGTTCTAA
- a CDS encoding glycoside hydrolase family 76 protein, giving the protein MKQYVAVIYFVLVCLCTTAQNKSDSKNEKVPSYTNTDTWTAYDAFNRYLFDKQTHVYKVNTDTEDGAHTRASLGAIWTQATYWDMAMNAYKLAVKENDADRQAKYKSLVNQIFRGDSVHYAGFDWNNQDTQNGWFIYDDIMWWTGSFARAYGIFKDAKYLALADQSFCRVWHGSYILKDRGSYDKVNGGMFWQWNRNNPPDNSDIGKMSCINFPVVVAAVTLYNNISPSDKQHKTDDKTGFNGDPDYPRWHSRNTYLKNAKEIYEWGVNNLFNKKTGNVADSRHGNGVDWNATMYNQGAFIGASCLLYKATGRQSYLDNAVLAADYAMKVMSAPNYIFPYKDGEEQGIYTAIFAQYMHLLVYDCHQTQFLKWVQHTIDAGWSHRDSRNLTGKDYTKAPASNVSCYDASGIPALMLLFPAAKKSL; this is encoded by the coding sequence ATGAAACAATACGTGGCAGTAATATATTTTGTACTCGTATGTCTCTGTACAACTGCGCAAAATAAATCCGATAGTAAAAATGAGAAAGTTCCTTCCTATACCAACACGGATACATGGACAGCATACGATGCTTTCAACCGATATTTGTTTGATAAGCAAACCCATGTTTACAAAGTGAATACGGATACGGAAGACGGCGCTCATACCAGGGCTTCTTTAGGAGCTATATGGACACAGGCAACATATTGGGATATGGCAATGAATGCTTATAAACTTGCCGTTAAGGAAAATGATGCAGACAGGCAGGCAAAGTATAAAAGTCTGGTAAATCAGATATTCCGGGGAGACAGCGTCCACTATGCGGGGTTTGACTGGAACAACCAGGACACCCAAAACGGATGGTTCATATACGACGATATTATGTGGTGGACAGGTTCTTTTGCACGTGCATACGGTATTTTCAAAGATGCCAAATATCTGGCGCTTGCCGACCAAAGTTTCTGTCGTGTATGGCACGGTTCTTATATTTTAAAAGACAGGGGGTCTTATGACAAAGTAAATGGCGGAATGTTCTGGCAATGGAACAGGAATAACCCGCCGGACAATAGCGATATCGGCAAAATGTCCTGTATTAATTTTCCTGTGGTTGTAGCGGCAGTTACGCTTTATAACAATATATCGCCCTCAGATAAACAACATAAAACCGATGATAAAACAGGGTTTAACGGCGACCCTGATTACCCGAGATGGCACAGCCGTAATACCTACCTTAAAAATGCGAAGGAAATTTACGAGTGGGGCGTAAATAACCTGTTCAATAAAAAAACAGGAAACGTTGCCGACAGCCGCCATGGAAATGGTGTGGACTGGAATGCTACCATGTACAACCAGGGCGCGTTTATAGGAGCATCCTGCCTGCTGTATAAAGCCACGGGCAGGCAATCCTACCTGGACAATGCCGTGCTGGCTGCGGATTACGCAATGAAGGTAATGTCTGCGCCGAATTATATATTCCCTTATAAAGACGGAGAAGAGCAAGGCATTTATACCGCTATTTTTGCACAGTACATGCATCTGCTGGTTTATGACTGCCACCAGACACAGTTCCTGAAGTGGGTACAACATACCATTGATGCCGGATGGAGCCATCGCGACAGCCGCAATCTTACCGGAAAAGATTATACCAAAGCGCCGGCTTCCAACGTTTCCTGTTATGATGCTTCGGGTATTCCCGCGCTCATGTTGCTGTTTCCCGCAGCGAAGAAAAGTTTATAA
- a CDS encoding response regulator transcription factor, with product MLTNIEKKMPAILLVDDHEDILFFLSALFKNNYRTLTAMDGKEACAILENQYVHLVISDVMMPDMDGFELCSWIKNRPDFAHIPVILLTAKDTFQSKIDGLKKGADVYIEKPFSTEHLEVQVENLLQNRFLIKEFYTSSPMSHIYSPDINKSNEQFLEEIQNVIFEHLNNLDFDVNQLADLLHMSRPTLYRKIKSVFQMAPNELIHQIRLNKAAELIAGGQMRISEVAGQVGYNSLSQFGRHFLKQFSMTPTEYKEKVKSFTAALPCPY from the coding sequence ATGCTTACTAATATTGAAAAAAAGATGCCCGCCATATTATTGGTGGATGACCATGAAGATATTTTGTTCTTCCTGTCGGCTTTGTTTAAAAACAACTACCGTACGCTTACGGCTATGGACGGCAAAGAAGCCTGCGCCATACTGGAAAACCAATATGTCCATCTGGTTATCAGCGATGTAATGATGCCCGATATGGATGGCTTTGAACTCTGTTCATGGATAAAGAACCGACCCGATTTCGCCCATATACCCGTTATCCTGTTAACGGCGAAAGATACTTTTCAGTCAAAAATAGACGGACTGAAAAAAGGTGCAGATGTATATATTGAAAAACCTTTCTCTACCGAGCACCTGGAAGTACAGGTTGAAAACCTTCTTCAAAACAGGTTTTTAATCAAAGAATTTTACACCAGCTCGCCTATGTCTCATATTTACTCACCGGACATCAACAAAAGCAACGAGCAGTTTCTGGAAGAAATACAAAATGTAATTTTTGAACATCTGAATAACCTCGACTTTGACGTAAACCAGCTGGCGGATTTACTCCACATGAGCCGACCGACTTTGTATAGAAAAATTAAATCGGTATTTCAAATGGCACCCAACGAATTGATTCACCAGATTCGGTTAAACAAAGCTGCGGAATTAATTGCCGGCGGGCAAATGCGCATCAGCGAAGTTGCCGGGCAGGTCGGGTATAATTCATTGAGCCAGTTCGGTCGCCATTTTTTAAAACAGTTCAGTATGACGCCTACGGAATATAAAGAAAAAGTAAAATCATTCACAGCTGCGCTTCCTTGTCCGTACTGA